The genomic region CCAGGGCCTGCAGGCGCGGCTGTCCGCCGGGACGCGCCGCCCCGCCCTGCTGCTGCTCGGCGCGGTGACACTGCTGCTGCTCATCGCCTGCGTCAACGTGGCCCAGCTCCTGCTGGCCCGCGCGCTGGTCCGGCAGCAGGAGTTCGCGGTGCGCACCGCCCTGGGCGCGGGCCGAGGCGCGCTGGTGGGACAGCTCCTCGCCGAGGGCTCGCTGCTCGCCTTCACGGGAGGGGCGCTGGGGCTGCTGCTGGGCGTGTGGGGAGTGGACGCGCTGAACGCGCTGCTGCCCGCGGCGGCACACCAGGTTCAGTCGGTGCAGGTGGACGGGCTGGCGCTGGCGTACACGGCGGGGCTGGCGGTGGCGGTGGCGCTGCTGTGTGGCCTGGCGCCGCTGCACACCGCCGCGAGCGCCAGCCTGGGCGGGCTGCTCCAGAGCACGCGCGGCACCAGTGCGGGGCGAGGGGCGCTGCGCTGGCGCGCGGTGCTGGTGTCCACGCAGGTGGCGCTCGCGCTGGTGCTGCTGGCCGGCGCGGGGCTGTTGGTGCGCAGCGCGCAGCGGCTGGCGGCGGTTGACCCGGGCTACCGGCCGGAGAACATCACCCTGCTTCGGGTCGGCCTGCCGGAGGTCCGCTATGCCGACGACGCCATCGCCCCGTTCTTCAACCGGCTGCTGGAGCGCACGCGCTCACTTCCCGGAGTGGAGTCGGCGGCCCTGGTGACACCGGGGGTGGTATCGGGCGGTGCCATCTCGCTCAGCCTGGACCTCCCCGGCCGGCCTGGCTCGTCGGGCGAGCGGCGCTCCGCGGCCTACCGCGCGATGAGCGACGGCGTCTTCGCCACGCTGGGAATTCCCCTGCGGCGCGGGCGCGACTTCACCCCCCGGGACGATGCCAGCGCTCCGGCGGTGGTGGTGGTGAACGAAGCCTTCGCGCGCCGCTTCTTCCCGGGTGAGGAGGTGCTCGGCAGGAGCATCGTCATCGGCTACGGAGCCCCGAGACCGCGCGAGGTGGTGGGCGTGGTGGGCGACGTGCGCGCCCGCTCGCTGGACGTCGCCGCCCAGCCGGAGATGTATGCGCCACAGCAACAGACGCCCTGGCCCGCCTCCACGCTGGTGGTGCGCAGCCGCCTGCCTCCGGAGCAGGTGGCAAGCTCGGTGAAGGCGGAGCTGCACCAGATGGATTCGCAGTTGCCCCTTCCACCTCCCACCACGCTGGAGCAGAGCCTGGAGCGCTCCGTGGCGGACCGTCGCTTCCAGCGCGTGCTGCTGCTGGCCTTCGCGGTGACGGCGCTGGCGCTCGCCTCGCTGGGCATCTACGGGCTGATGGCCTACAGCGTCACGCAGCGGCGGAGGGAGCTGGGCATCCGGCTGGCATTGGGGGCGATGCCGCGCGACGTGGTGCGGTTGGTGATGCGTCATGCGCTGCGCATGTGCGCGGTGGGGCTGGGCGTGGGACTGGTGCTGGCGCTCGCGCTGTCGCGGGTGCTGGAGGGCCTGCTGTACGAGGTGAGCGCCACGGACCCGCTGACCTTCGCCGTGGTGCCACTGCTGCTGCTCGGCGTGGTGGCGCTGGCGAGCTGGCTGCCCGCGCGGCGCGCCTCGCGGGTATCTCCAGGTGAGGCGATGTCAGCCGACTGAAGGGCTCCCCGCGACTGCCCGGGCGTCCTGACGCGGTTCGGGTCGCCGTCGGGCAGCGATACGCAGCAGTGAGCGCGCTTCCTCCGTGGACGTTGCTGCTATCGTGTCGCGTTTGACCGCTCGCAGCGGGAGGGCTGCATGCGCACACTTCGATGGGGATTGGGGCTCGTCGTCCTCGGGGCGCTCTCGCTCCTCGCGGTGTGGCTGCTTCGCGGAGCTGCGCGTCCCAAGGACACCTTCCACGCGACACGTCCCGCGGACTCCGCGCGGCCTCCCCCAG from Pyxidicoccus trucidator harbors:
- a CDS encoding ABC transporter permease, coding for MTSFLQDLRYGARSLRRSPGFTLATVLALALGIGANTTLFSVVSALLLRPLPLPQSEQLVSVWGVHRDEGGANSGLARPDLEDLRQGVKSFAGLAAFTTAGITLTGPGVEPERVEGAVVSEDFFRVVGVAPLLGRALSAEEQVLNGPRAVVLSHGLWVRRFGADAQVLGRTLEMEGQPYSVVGVMPPGFDFPREGAREAVLLWAPLHANDFLRANWDNRGAHSLNAVARLAPGASLTQATAEAAAITTALESEYPDSNSHRTVSLQGLQARLSAGTRRPALLLLGAVTLLLLIACVNVAQLLLARALVRQQEFAVRTALGAGRGALVGQLLAEGSLLAFTGGALGLLLGVWGVDALNALLPAAAHQVQSVQVDGLALAYTAGLAVAVALLCGLAPLHTAASASLGGLLQSTRGTSAGRGALRWRAVLVSTQVALALVLLAGAGLLVRSAQRLAAVDPGYRPENITLLRVGLPEVRYADDAIAPFFNRLLERTRSLPGVESAALVTPGVVSGGAISLSLDLPGRPGSSGERRSAAYRAMSDGVFATLGIPLRRGRDFTPRDDASAPAVVVVNEAFARRFFPGEEVLGRSIVIGYGAPRPREVVGVVGDVRARSLDVAAQPEMYAPQQQTPWPASTLVVRSRLPPEQVASSVKAELHQMDSQLPLPPPTTLEQSLERSVADRRFQRVLLLAFAVTALALASLGIYGLMAYSVTQRRRELGIRLALGAMPRDVVRLVMRHALRMCAVGLGVGLVLALALSRVLEGLLYEVSATDPLTFAVVPLLLLGVVALASWLPARRASRVSPGEAMSAD